TCTCTTGGGCCATGGTCGGAGATAGCAAGTGCATCTATCTCCTGAAGCGTGTCCACCATCACAGCAGCTTCACCATCTTCCTCACTTTCCATTCGCTTCTTCCTTGCGAAACAATCTTTCTTCATATGACCCTCCTTCTTGCAGTACCAGCAAGTCACCTTAGACCTTGATCTGGACCTCGATTTGTTGTTTGAGTTTCTGCCTTTGTAGTTGTCCCTTCTCTCTGGCCTGCCGTGAGTGACATACGCTTCTCCAGACCTCTGTGAAAGATTAGATTCCTTCACCTTCTTCAACTCAATCTCTTTCGACTTTGCTGCATTGGTTACATCTTCTATAGACAATGTATCCTTCCCATACTTCAAAGTCTCCTTGAGTTGATTGTACTGACGGCAAGGAGCTTAACAGCAGTATTGCTTGCACCTCCTCTGAAACAGAAACATTGACATTGCATAATCCGGAGACTAATTTCAAGAAATCATCTATGTTTTCATCGATTGACTTAAATTCTATCATCTTGAAAGTGTAAAACTTATGCTGCAGATGTATACAATTCGGTAAAGTTTTAGAATTATACAACCTTTCAAGTGCAGACTAGATGGTTGCAGCCGTTATATATTCTTCGAGCTTCCTCAACACATGATCTCCAAGATTCAGGATGATCATGTTCATCGCCTTCTCGGCCCTCTCCGACTTCTCGACCACGAGCTGTTTAATGCGCTCCTTGAAGGCTTCCTCATCTTTGTCTTTCTTGATTGTAATCCCAGGATCTGACGGAGCCTCCGCTAGAGCATCCTTCAACCCAAGAATCGACAGATGAGCTAATATCCTTTTCTTCCACATCGAGAAATCGCCTTGCCCGTCGAAACATGCAATCTTGACTTTCGCCATCGATTCTTTCATCGGTTACCGTAACCTGGTGCTCTGATACCACTTTGTTGTGAATCGATCTCTCTCACTTGTAGCTAGATCCTAAGACTACTTCTTCTCTCTCGTTTCACTCTCTATTGACCTCACACACTCTCGATTTCTCTTGTGTGTTTATGAAATAGAAATGAACAAAAGAAGACACAACGAGATTTGTTTACCCTGTTCGGGATTCGATGTGAATCCGTACGTCTAGGGCTTGACGGCACAAGCAACTACTCCACTAGAATCGAATCGAGTCTTTACAAAGATCACCACAAGAACAATGAATCAAAGATGCAATCCACGTTCTCGATGATCTTTCTCTCTTCTTCTTTTCTTCTGATTCTCTCTTGAGTAGTCTGTTTCGAGACGATGAACTCTTCCTTTCTCAAGTCCTTAAGTAGCTGAGACCGGTACATTCTAAACCAGCTGAATCAATAACACTCGCCTTGGCTATCTCCAATTGATTGATGTGCCCACTTGAACTGAATCAGAACCGGTTAGCTTCCAAAACACCATTGTTGAATGTCACACTTCATAACATGACCAAAATAAAATATTCTACAGATGACGATTTACAGTGAGTGTATCTATCATTCCGGTAATAATTAAAATAAAATGTAACTCTATACTCTAAAGTAATGTATCTCTTAAAGTTATTGTTGGGCATATCCCTTATATATTAAAAGAGAAGCATTGTAATAAATGCATTCACACTATAATAAACACGTGTGATGATTTGATAATAAGTATGTTAACGCGTTCAAACTATATTAGTAAATGTGCTCACGCTATGTATTTTACATTTTTTTAATATAAAACTCACATATATGATTCCAATAAAACTCTGGATTTTTTCGGTTCGAATAAAAATAGATAACGAATCAAAAGCCAAACAATAAATATATTATTTTTATTGTTTACGGATAAAGTTGAGCAAAATATTCATAAATTTTGATTCGATTCGTTATCCGTTTTGATTTGAACCAATAAATTTGGATATCTATAACTCTACGAAACAAATCAGATATTAAAATACAATATTCAAAAAAGAAGCGAATCACAAATACAAATATTTTTAGTAACAGATATCCAATTTGATCTGTTATATGCATATATATACATATATGTAAAGAATTATATATATACGTTATATATATTATACTTCATATCAGTTTTACAATATTTTTATGAATTAAATTTATTATATTAGGTACTAGAATTTAAAANNNNNNNNNNNNNNNNNNNNNNNNNNNNNNNNNNNNNNNNNNNNNNNNNNNNNNNNNNNNNNNNNNNNNNNNNNNNNNNNNNNNNNNNNNNNNNNNNNNNNNNNNNNNNCGAGTCACCGAATATCTAGGTGGCTAAAGATCGAATCGACACGAATGCTTTCAAATACCCATATATTCGATCTGTGCCCACCCCTATTTGCGGATACAATTTTATTTTATTTATATGAAAAAAAATGACTAATGTCAAGGCCTTTTTTATTTTAAATTAATTTTAATTTTATCTTTCATGTATTATTTTGCACAAAAATGTCGTTTAATATTAATTAACAATATCTTTATATATTTGTCAACTATTTTTATATACTTCTTACATACACATACATGTGCATCTTGATGTGAGCACCTTTTAACTAAGTATTCACCACAACTGAAGTATCTAATTTTTTTAAAGTTGAAATATTTTTTCTTAATGCTTCTTTCACTACCGACCAAATTGTAGTGAAATGATTTGTTTTAACAATTTTTTTTCTTAAACTATTATCTGTTTAGAAACTATAATATGAAACTATTGGTTCGACAAGACGACTATCTAAAATTCATAACATGAAAATAAACAAATAATATTATTTTTTGGTTTATACCAGAAAAAACCAAAAAATCAAACATTTTAACCGAATAAACTAAAAAGAATATTAATTTAAAATAATAGTCATATTTTAGAAGATTAAAAACCAAAAAAAAAAAACTTTAAACCGAACCAATATCCAGATTAAAAATGTCTTTTTATTAAAAATAACGAAACTAATAATCACATCCCGCGCAAAACGCGGGTTATTACCTAGTTTCAACCGTTATTATTCAAAAAAAAAATTGGGATTATGTTTTATTTAATTAATTTATTATCACATTCACACATGGTAAACAATCAGAAATATTTTCATATTAATTTAAATGATTTTAAGAAAAGGGGTTATGAGACCCAATCTTCATATTCAGGTAAAAAATCTCAAATGATCTTAAGACTCAAAAGCAAGTCTAATATACTATCAATTAAGGTTGAATATTCTAATTTGTTCTCAATGAAACAAGAGAATTCTAAATTTACTCTTTAACTTTTCTTTAAAAAAAATTCAAATTTTAATTTTAACTTTAATTTCAAACTTAAATATAACTTCAATTGTCGAGATACATATTAATATAATTGATTACAAATGAATATATTTTGTTAAATAGTTATATTAGGTTACTAAATTACACTTTGAAAATTATACAAAGTTATACTATTGGTGTACAATTTATTATAATCGTGTAAGACCGCCAGCGTCATAATTGTTTTTGTGTAACCAAAGATCATCAAATATTAAAATCTCAAAATATGATTCTATTGTACATATGCTTCCTGACTCGGTTACATTCTAGCTTCCCAGCTACACTATGGTTTGAATATGTTCTTAATGTATTCTAAATTCATCTTACAAAAAAAAAAACAAAGACAAGGTCAATGCAATAAAAATAAACATGGTGGATCATGTGTTCTACAAAGTTTGATTATCAAAATAGCTGAGCCATTCATTGTAAACATCTAACCCTGGTTCAACCATTCGGCTACACAAATCATCATCTGATTGCATATGGATTTCTAGAGAGTCCGGTTTAGATATAGAAAGAGGAGGAATCTGGCGATCTTCAAAAAGATATTCTAGTGATTGTGGTGCATTCACCTCAAATCCACATGCAATATGCTCCACCAATATATTTTCCAACTCCTCTTCCTGATTATGCTTCTCGCTGTTAATAACGTCAGTAGAGACTGATGAGGAAGAAGAGGACACTGAAGAGGCTTGGTTGGTAACATCTGATGCTGAGTTGCTCTTCACCGATCGTTTCTTGAGATGAGTGTTCCACACATTCTTGATCTCGTTGTCTGTTCTTCCCGGTAAGTGTGATGCTATTTTTGACCACCTGGTCAATCAATGCACTAGTTATACTTATTGTTTTTAC
The DNA window shown above is from Brassica oleracea var. oleracea cultivar TO1000 chromosome C3, BOL, whole genome shotgun sequence and carries:
- the LOC106334169 gene encoding myb-related protein Myb4-like, translating into MCVYKHEYLKDSLKLKTMCVMGKRRTPCCDNSQVLKRGPWSDEESERLNAFILKHGHHNWRSLPKLAGLARCGKSCRLRWLNYLRPGLKRGNFTKEEEDTIIHLHQVLGNKWSKIASHLPGRTDNEIKNVWNTHLKKRSVKSNSASDVTNQASSVSSSSSSVSTDVINSEKHNQEEELENILVEHIACGFEVNAPQSLEYLFEDRQIPPLSISKPDSLEIHMQSDDDLCSRMVEPGLDVYNEWLSYFDNQTL